The genome window ACCTGCGGATCAATTTCATCAAAAACATAGTAGATCGAAGCCTTAGGACCAAACCCTTGTTTAACTGCATCTTGGTATAGTTTTAAAGAAGTATATGGCTTCATCCGGCCCATCATTTCACCAATTGCCACAATTCCTTCTTTAAGATAGTGTTCGGAACTATTAACCATATTAGCTACGTCATTTTCATAACTTTGTGCCGATTTAGCCCGAATAAGAAGTTGCGAGGCAGCTACTTCGCGCATAAAACCAGTTGGTCGTCCATCAGCAAATCGTTCAATTTTCCCACCAACCGGGTCAGGCGTATTTTCATCAATTCCTGCAAGTTCCAAGGCTTTAGAATTGCCGACAGAAGAATGACAGTCAGAGCGATAAATAAAGATTGGTTGCGTTGTTGACACAGCATCTAAATCATCACGGTTAGGACTCCGATGTTCTGCTAATTTTGTCTCATCAAAACCCCAACCTTCAATCCACCCATCTTCGCCTTGACCATATGCAGGAGAGTTACGAAGTGCTTCTTGCATTTCCTTGATACTATTAACATTTGGCGGGGTACAAGCAACACCATGGAGGGCATCAGCGATATATTTAGGATGGGTATGACAGTCAATTAATCCTGGCAAAACTGTTTGTCCTTGCAGATCAATCACTTCGCCTTCATTAGGTAAATTATCACCAATTCGTTTAACCGTTCCATCTTCAACTACCATGCTATTAACAAAATGATCCTCAGTATCACCAACAAAGATTTTACCGTTAATAAATGTCTGGGTCATAATCCTAACTCCTTCATATTTATAGTTATTATCCTACTGCTATCTTCGCCAAAATGAAACCGTTTTAAAATAACCTAAGTTCAAAAAAATGGCAGGTCTGTTTGAATGCTGATTACATTCAAACAGACCTACCATTTTTATTTAATTTTACATTTTTCCACCGTAAACAGGGTAGATATCAAAATCGCCATAGTCTAATGGCTTTACTCGCCGCAATAGGTCCATATCAGCTTCAGAAATTTCAAAATCAATTTCAGTGTTTTCCTTCATGTGTTCTGGATTAGTAGTCTTTGGTAAGACGATCATTCCTATTTGCCAATCATACCGAATGCACAATTGTGGGACTGAAACGTTGTACTTTTTAGCCATCTTTTCAATTACGGGGTTGTCTAAAGCAGCGCCGTGAGCAACTGGTGAATATGCTTCAACCGCAATGTCATGTTCATGAGTAAATGATAAAAGATTGAATGGAGTATGACCAATATGAGCTAAAACTTGATCAACAGCGGGAACGGTATCGCTATTCTTAATAATATTTTCAAGATCGGCTTTTTTGAAATTAGAAACGCCAATTGTTCGAATCTTACCTTCGTTAACGGCATCTTCCATGGCTCGCCAAGCAGCGAGATTTCCTTCAAGGTAACGATTATCAGATTGATTTACTTCTTTCCATGGTTGAGGACTATGAATAAGCATCATGTCGATATAATCAAGACCCATCTTTTCAAGAGTCTCGTCAATCGACTTTTTAGTTACATCATAATCTTTGTGTTCAGCAGCGATCTTTGAAGTAACAAAGATTTTATCCCGATCAATACCGGCTGTTCGTACACCTTCACCGACTCCCCGCTCATTATCATAAGCCTGAGCTGTATCGATGTGCCGATATCCCATCTTAATCGCATTCCGAACTGCTTCGGCTGCTTGGTCATCATCAATCATCCAGGTTCCTAATGCAAACTTTGGAATTTTCACACCACTATTAAGAGTAATTGTCTCATCTAAAATCATTGTTCTCCGTCCTTTCGCATTTCAAGTTATTCCTACAAAACCATTGTCGTCATTTTTCCCATAAATGTAAACTAGTAAGCCTTGACCAGAATAATAAAAAAAGAGGTTAAAGCTTAAAATTGCTCAACCTCGTAAAGTTTGCTACTCATTAAAATGCCTGCCCATCATATAAAGGGACCGCATTTGACCATTTATTTCAGAAATTTGTGGTAACTTACCCCATTCTTTGTACCCACAGGAGGTAAAAAGATGATAGCTTGCTTGATTTTCAATATAAATATACGCAATTACGGTTCTTATATCTAGATGATCTTCAATTCGTTTTTGCGCATATGTTAATAAATCACGGCCAAGATGTTGCCGTCGATAATCTTCATGAATATAAATAGCTATCTGTGCCGAATGATCATAGGCGGGATGCGGATAAAAATACTCAAGAGCACACCAGGCGATTACTTGGTCATCCATTGTTGCGACCCAAATTGGATGAGTACTGTCAAACTGCATAAACCATTCACGTCGATCAGCAACTTCGATCGGTGCACTCTCATCGTTGACTTGCAGCGGAATGGCTTGATTAAATATATCGACAATCGCTGGTAGATCATTTATTGTTGCTAACCGAATTTGGTAATCCATATCAAAGCTTCCTTACAGTATTTTTACCCACTGATTATTACTTATCATAGAAGTGCTGCCATTCTTTATTAACGTTTTCGCGAGTCGTTTTTGTCCCAGTCCATGATGGAACTTTTACAACCCCATCAATCTTACTCTTAGGTACAAATCCCCAGTAACGACCATCATTTGAAACGCTCCGGTGGTCCCCAAGAACAAAGTATTCACCTTTCGGAACTTTTGTGGCACCATTATTCTTTAACCAACTGTTCTGAACTGAGATACTACGCAGTGTCCAGTTCCCAGTTCCGGTTGTTCGTTGACTTTTGCTAATGTAGTCTTGATTAATCTTTTTGCCGTTAACATAAATATTTCCATTCCTAGAGCTAACAGTATCACCAGGAAGTCCAATTACTCGCTTAACATAATCGGTTTTAACTGATACTTGCGGATCAACGCCATTAGCATCAAATACAACGACACTTCCATGATGGATTTTGGCAGTTTTCAAACAAAATACTCGTTCATTATTTTGTAAGTTTGGTTGCATGGATGGTCCATCAACCCGAACAATTTGGAAGAAAAACTGCTTAATTACTAATGCGATTATTAACCCGATTAGAATGGGAATAATCCAACTCATTGCTTCACGAAATGCTTTCATTATAATTCCTCAATTTCTTTATTTAACTGTTATTAATCATACAACTAGTAATAAAACCTGAAAAGTTATTTATAATAAATAATATATTATTTTCACATTTAATAACATCAAAAAGATATTAAGGGTCAAAAGAGAGCGAGACAGAAGGCACTTGTGACTTCGTTTTTCGACGCGCAGCTAGCCTCTGGGAGTCCCCGCAAGCAACAATAGGCCTCTAACGTTCGGTTTTGCCGGACGTTAGAGGCCATTGTTGTACTGCGTATTTGCTTTTTATGAAAGTAACTTAACTTATGTCACAGTCCCTTTTAATTTTTATTTCTTTTCGACAAAGTACTTTTCGAAGTTCTTTTGATAGTTATGATTAATCCGTTGTTCCATTAACCACCGCATGAAATTCATGTCCTTGTCATAATGGAAAGTTGTTCCATAGCGGCCTTCTTTAATAAGCTTTTCAGCCTGCTTTTTAATTTCATTATTTTTAGCATACTGAAGGAAAGTCTTTTTTGAAACCCCAAGCCATAACTTGTAGTTGCTTTCATCCTTGTTCCCATAAATCGTCTCTTGATCTTTTAAGCTATCAAAAACGTAATCTTCAACGGGGAAAGTAGCAAGTTGATAGCCATTTAATGAAACGAAGAAACTACTACGACCTTGGCGAGGATTAAGGTCAAATACCTTGAATTGGCCATCACGACGGTCATATTTTAAATCAAAGTTAACAAATCCAGTAAATTCAATGCTTTCAAGGAAATTCTTGATGTTGTCATAGATTTGTTGGTCATATGCTGGCATAATCGCAACATAATTACCAACATTTGCTGGATTACAATCTTCAAGAAGTGGGTGACCCAAACACATCATCTTTACCTTATGATCTTTATCGACATAACAATTGATGGTCCGCATATTACTATCATCACCAGGAATAAATTCTTGGAGAACAAGGTCGCCATTGTATGGACTATGCTCATAGATAATCTCCAGAACTTCCGCTAATCTTTCTGGTGTCTTAATAATATAAGCCTTTTCATACCCTTCAAAGTTTCCCTTATGCCATTGCACCGCATCAGCAGCCTTTAAAGCAATTGGAAATTCAAATGGTGATTTATAGTTCTTGTAATCAAGGTCCGGTTTTAAAATATCGGTTTTAGGATAAGGCAAACCATACTTTTCACAGACATTGTAGAACTTCTCTTTATCCGTTAATGTTGCCACTTCATCATAATCAGCATACGGGCAGAACATGTGCTGCGAAAGTTCTTTACGGTTTTTCGCAACTAATTCAGTATAGTCATCCCCACAACTAATTAAAACGGTCTTCTTGCCTTGCTTAGCAAACTCATCTGCCGCTTCAATTAATACCTTCGTAAACACTTCTGGTGATTGTAATTGTTCGTTATAATGCAACTCGACAATTTTTGAATAACGGGTTGGTGCCAATGGTTGTCGAGCATATAATTGCGACTTAATCCCATATTTTTCATACATCGACCGTGCCATTCCGTAAGCGTTGAAATCACTACCTAGAATCAATGGAACAAAAGGTTGTTCACTCATTAGATCCCCACTCCTCTTTATCTTTCTAGTTCATTAATATAATCACGTGCAATCTTCACATCAGTTGGGTAAGGGACATCTTCCCCATTAACTTTTTGATAAGGATCTTCACCTTTCCCTGCAAGGACTACAATATCATCATTTTCACTACCGTCAATTGCCTTTTTGATCGCCGTTTCGCGGTCCATTTCAAATTGAATATGTTTTACTTTATCATGATCAATATAAGAATCTATTTCCCGGGCAATAGTCATCGGATCCTCAAACCCTGGATCATCAGTCGTCAAAATTACTTCATCTGGTTGTTCTTCAGTTAAAGCTTTTCCAAACCCTGGACGGCGCGAAATACCTTTATCACCGGTCGCTCCTAAGACAACTGTTACTTTGCCAGCATTAGTTTGTCGTTTTAAGAATGCCAAGAGTCGCTTCAAGCTAGCGTAATTATGGGCATAATCAACATAAATTGTTCCATGGGTATTACTGTTAATCATTTCCATTCGACCACGGATATGAACATGATTTAATGTTTCTACGGCATCGTTAGCACTCGCCCCAGCTAATCCACTGGCAATGATTGCAGCGACCGCATTTCCTTCATTATAATCTCCAGGGACACTCGTTTTATAACGGCCATCTAAGTTTAACTGCTTTGCTTTCTCAGTTAAGGCGGTCAACTCAAATTCACTTTCATGAAGATCTTCTAAATCATTTCGATATTCAAAATCTATTTGGGCATTGTCAGGTAATTCGATGTTTGCTCCTCGCCGTGCAAATAAGAAAATGTCTTCTGGTTGTGTAGTTGCCTTAGCAGTGTAATAAACATCGGTAAATTTTTCCGTTTCTGCATTGATTAAGCATTTAGCAGAATTTACTAATAATTGTTCCTTGCAGTGAAGATAATCAGCAAAAGTTGGGTGCTCATTTCGTCCGATATGGTCTGGCGAAATGTTTAAGAAAATTCCAACATCATACTTCAAACCATAAATCCGGTTTTTCTTGTATGCTTGCGATGATACTTCCATTACTAAGTGCGTCATCCCATTATCAACGGCAACGCGCATATCATGGAAAAGGTCTAAGGATTCGGGAGTAGTCAAATCAGATTTAAATTTATCTTCCGGCTTATTGCCTAGAATCCGATCAAGCGTTGAAAAAAGGGCAATATGATCAGCTGTACTTTGGGCTAAAATATGGTCAGCAAAATAAGCCGTTGTTGTTTTGCCTTTTGTTCCTGTAATCGCAATAATGAACAAATCATTTTGTGGATAACCGTAAAATGCTGCCCCCAGTAAAGACATTGCTTTTTGTTCGTCGTTTACGATAATAGCTGGCAATCCTTCGCCTTCTGGATATTCTTTTTCAGCCACATACGCAATCGCACCTTTTTCTTTAGCGGATGCTAGGTATTTAGGCAAAAAATTTCCTTTACAAAAGAATAACGTTCCTGATTTTACCTTCCGTGAATCATAGGACACGCTGGTTGCGGTAAAATCAGTCAAATTACTAACATGATCCAATAAATGGTGCTCGCGCAATAATGCTAAAGCAGGTGTAATATGCAATTCCATCTTGCAAATGACTCTCCTTCAATCTAATCTGCCCTATATTATTTCATTTTTTATCATAAAAATAAATAAGGGTTATCAATTAACAAAAAAGGAGACTTAGAAGAGTCCTACAGCCCTTCGCCAGCCTCCTTTAATATTTTTCTATGCTTCTGTTGTAGCCGTTTTTTGTGCGCGGTCAATTCCTGATTCATCAGGTTTGAAGTTATCAATGAAGTATAACTTATACCACGTTAAGAAGGTGTAGATTGTCCAAATTTTACGACGACCATCCACCTTACCTTCGAAGTTATCATCGGCAAGTTTTAGAAGTTTTTCTTGATCAAAGAACTCTTTTACGAAGTCTTGTTCAAATAATTCACGCACTTCTTGGTAATATTTCTTTTCCCGAAGCCAAGCACGCACTGGGGTTGGGAAGCCCATCTTAGGCCGCGTAGCCCATTCTTCCGGTAAATGCCGGTTAGCTGCCATCCGAAATGCCCATTTTGTATCTTTGTAGTTAAAGAGATACTTAGTTGGTGTTGTTTCAGCCACTTTCATTACCTCTTTATCAAGAAGTGGTACCCGAATTTCAACAGAGTTAGCCATACTCATCTTATCCGCCTTTAAGCAAATATCGCCAGGCATGAAACGATGCAAGTCAATATATTGCTTCTTTGCGACTTCATCGATATCTTTATCTTCCATCTTGTCAAAAAGCGGATTAAGAATATCGGCAATACTTGGTCCGCAATCAAATTCTGGTTGCAAGTAGTCAGCGGCTTCTTCAGGACTAAAAATGTATGCTTGGCCAATAAAAGTATCCCGTGCTGGCGCTAAGTTGCGGTACATATGCTCTTGGCCGTGGAAGTGTTTTCCATCTAACCACTTAGCAAACTTATACCGGCGTTCACGAGGCATCTTCTTTAGTTGGTCAGTTACCCACCGGATAAACTTAACTTTCGTATTAAAACCATAATCAATGTATCCCGCGAATAATTCATCGGCACCTTCACCAGAAAGAAGGGCCTTGTAGCCGTTATCCTTTGCTAACTTGTTCAAGAAGTATAAAGGAACAACAGATGGGTTAGAATCAGGTTCATCTAGGTAGTATTGAATCATTGGGAATGCGTGGAAAGCTTCTTCGTTAGTCAACTTTTCATCAGTATTCTTCAAGCCCATCTTAGCTGCTAATTCACGTGCTTGTTTGGTCTCATCGTAAGTACTATCAAATCCGATTGAGAACGTATTATCTGGACGCATCAAAGCCGTTACTAAACTTGAATCAACCCCTGCAGAAAGGAATGAACCAACCTTAATTCCTTTATCTGCAAAGGTATGCGCCTTAACAGAATTCTTAACAACATCGTCAATCTTGTTAACAGCTTCATCAAACGTCTCGTCTTCTGGCTCAAAGTTTTCGTCCCAGTATTGGGTCATTTCAAACTGACCGTCTTTATAAGTGAAGTAATGCCCTTCTGGAAGACGGTAAACACCCTTAAAGAAAGTTTCTTGAGTAACTGGGTATTGGAATGTCATGTATGGTTTAAGCGCTTCTTTATTAAGTTCCTTCTTAAAGTTAGGATGATCAAGAAATGCCTTAATTTCAGACCCAACAAAGAAAGTACCGTTCATTTTAGCGTAATACAATGGTTTAATTCCAAAATGGTCACGGGCACCGAACATTTCTTTAGTCTTAAAATCCCAGATAACAAAGCCAAACATTCCGCGCAGCTTGTTAACAACATCCTTGCCCCATTCTTCATATCCGTGCAAGATTACTTCAGTATCGGCATGTGTCTTAAATGTGTGACCCTTACTGATTAATTCTTCACGTAATTCTTCAAAATTGTAAATTTCACCGTTGAATTCAATGGCTTTTGAGCTATCTTCATTAAAGATTGGTTGATTACCAGACTTAACATCAATAAAACTCAAGCGCCGGAAGCCAAGTGCTACATCATCATCCACATATTGACCTTCCGCATCAGGTCCCCGGTGAATAATCCGGTCCTTCATTTTTTTGATTAATTGGTCTTTAATTTGTGGTTTTTCATTATCAACAAATGCAACAATCCCACACATTATAAATTTCCTCTTCTTTCTCTTAAATTCACGGATCACAAAATAGTTATTTAAAATTCGTTATTAAAACTCGAACCTAAATTATACCATATAATGCCAAACTTAAGTATATTATCCCTTTGCTTTAAGAAAACCATAATAAAATCTGGAGAGCGGAGTCATTACTCTGTTTCTCCAGATTTTATTTCCCGGGAAATTTTACTTACGATCCTTCTTGGAAAACTTCCCCTGACGGACGTAAACACTCAAGATTGCAATATCAGCGGGGTTAACTCCACTAATTCGTGAAGCTTGGGCTAAAGTTTCTGGACGAATCTTTTCAAGCTTTTGACGTCCTTCAGTTGCTAGACCATCAATATCACCATAATCGATATCATCCGGAATCCGTTTAGCTTCCATCCGCTTCATCCGTTCAACCTTAACTTCCTCTTTCTTGATGTAACCAGCATATTTTAATTGAATTTCAACCTGCTCAATCACATGACGATCAAGGTCCTGTTCTGGTGCCGGAATGAATTCGGCCAACGTTTGGTAATCGAAGTATGGTCGCTTCAAGAGGTCAGCTGCCGCAATTCCATCTTTTAAGCGATTATCGCCGTGCGCTTCAATAAACTCGTTAACCTTATCATCGCTTGGCTTGAGCTTAATTTCTTCTAATCGTTTGATTTCAGCTGCGACTTGGCGCTTCTTCTCTTCCATTTTAGCAAGCCGCTCATCACTAACTAAGCCAACATGATGACCCATTTCCATTAACCGAAAATCAGCATTATCATGACGTAAAATTAGCCGATATTCTGCCCGACTTGTAAGTAAACGGTAAGGTTCTTTCGTTCCCTTTGTTACTAGGTCGTCGATCATCACACCAATATATGCATCTGAACGCTTAAGGACAAATGGTTTCTTGCCTTGTGCCCGTAATCCTGCATTAATCCCTGCAATTAATCCTTGACCCGCTGCTTCTTCATAACCTGAAGAACCGTTTGTTTGTCCTGCAGTATAGAGATTCTTAATGATCTTGGTTTCCAAGGTTGGGTGAAGTTGGTACGGCGCAACTACATCGTATTCAATTGCATATCCAGGACGCATCATTTCTGCATTTTCTAACCCCTTGATTGAGTGCACAATCTTTTGTTGGATTTCTTCTGGCATTGATGTCGAAATTCCGTCAAGGTAATATTCATCCGTATCCCGTCCTTCTGGTTCAAGGAAAACTTGGTGCCGGGGCTTATCAGCAAAACGAACAATCTTATCTTCAATTGAAGGACAGTAGCGTGGTCCAACTCCCTTGATAACACCAGAGAACATTGGAGCCCGGCTAAGATTTTCCCGAATAATGGCATGGGTCCCTTCATTTGTATAAGTTAACCAACAAGATAATTGTTCGCTAATTGGAATATAGGCACTATCAGGAGTATCAAAACTAAAGTGATGTGGTTCCTTATCCCCGGGTTGTTCTTCCGTTACACTATAGTCGATTGTCTTTCCATTAACCCGTGGTGGCGTTCCCGTCTTAAAACGCTCAAGATCAAAGCCAAGTTCTTCAAGGTTTTCCGAAAGTTTTACCGCTGACTTAGAGTTATTGGGACCAGATTCATACTGTAATTCACCGATAATGATCTTTCCGCGCGCCGCAGTTCCAACAGTTAGTACAACCGTCTTAGCGTGGTAACGAGCTCCTGTATTAGTAATAACACCTTTGCAGACACCATCTTCAACGATTAATTGGTCAACAGTTGCTTGACGGAGAGTAAGGTTAGGTTCTTCCTCAATCGTCTGCTTCATTGCACGGTGATAAGCATGTTTATCTGCTTGAGCTCGTAATGCACGGACAGCGGGACCTTTACCGGTATTTAACATCCGCATTTGGACATAGGTCTTATCAATATTATGACCCATTTCACCACCAAGAGCATCAATTTCGCGGACCACGATTCCTTTTGCCGGACCACCAACAGAGGGGTTACATGGCATAAAAGCAACCATTTCAAGATTAATTGTTACCAATAAGGTCTTATTCCCCATCCGGGCTGCGGCAAGGGCGGCCTCGCTTCCGGCATGACCCGCGCCGACAACAATTACATCGTATGATCCCGCTTCGTATTGAACGGCATCAGATGTTTGCAATGCTTCTGAACTCTTCATTCTTCTATTCCCTACTTTCCTAAACAGAATTGACTAAATAACTGGTCAAGCAACTCATCTTGGTAACTATCCCCAGTAATCTCACCTAATAATTCCCAACACCGGGTCATATCAATTTGAACCAGGTCTACTGGCATTCCATCATTAATTCCTTTTAAGACATCGCTTAAAGCATCATTAGCTTGGTGGAGTAAACCAATGTGCCGAGCATTGGTAACCATTACATTATTCTGGTTGCTTTCAATTCCCTCGTTGAAAAACATGTGACCAATCTGCTCACCAAGTTGGTCCATTCCTTCATAGTTAACGATTGAAGTTTCAATAACGGCACTCTTGCCAGCTAGTAATTTCAATTCCGCTAAATCAACCTTGCGTGGAAGATCCGTCTTATTTAAGATGATGATCCGCTGCTTATCCTTGGTTGCTTCAAGTAATTGGCGATCCTCGTCAGTTAATTTATTTGAACTATCAATCAAGAGAAGTACTAAGTCAGCGGCGCCCAAAGCTTTGCGACTCCGCTCTACCCCGATCTTTTCAACTTGGTCATTTGTATCGCGGATTCCTGCTGTATCAATTAACTTCAATGGCACCCCGTTGACATTGACATATTCTTCAATTACGTCCCGGGTTGTCCCAGCAACGTTTGTAACGATCGCCTTGTCTTCGTGAAGCAAGGAATTCAATAAACTTGATTTACCAACATTTGGCTGCCCGATGATTGCCGTTGCTAAACCATCTCGCAAAACCTTTCCCTGTTTAGCTGTTTTAAGAAGACCTTGGATTCGTTGTTGAATGTCCGCTGCTTTTTCTTTTAAGAGCTTCGTAGTCATTTCTTCAACAGCATCATATTCTGGATAGTCAATATTAACCTCTACCTGTGCTAATACATCCAAAATGTCTTGTCGCAAATTACGAATTAACCGTGACAAATCACCATCAAGCTGGTTTAATGCAACCTTCATCGATTTATCTGTCTTTGCGCGAATTAGATCCATTACCGCTTCTGATTGGGATAAATCGAGACGACCATTTAAAAAGGCCCGTTTAGTAAATTCACCTGGTTCTGCCATCCGGGCGCCAAAGCTCAGTACCAATTGCAGAATACGGTTGGTTGCTAACAATCCCCCGTGACAGTTGATTTCAATTACGTCTTCACGTGTATAAGTGTGGGGAGCGCGCATTACTGAAACCATCACTTCATCGACTTCTTGATCCGTATCAGGGTCAACAATATGACCATAGTTAATGGTATGAGTTGCTACTTTGGCGAGATTTTTTCCTTTGTAGATCCGTTGAGCAACTTTCACCGCATCATCCCCACTAATTCGGATAATGGAAATTCCACCTTCACCAACCGGCGTCGAAATTGCTGCAATCGTATCATTCTCGCTATTTGCCATCGCTACTTTACTCCTTTCTAACAAAAAAAGTGCTAGTCCATGCATAGTAATAAAAATATCACTAACATGGTCAAAGCACTTTCACTACTTTAACGAATATTAAATTTATAACCGCTCATATTCTAAGATCATTACCAGAAATTGTCAACAAATAAGTTAGTCTTGGGGAGCAATCACGATACTCCGGTAAGGTTCCCGACCGTGGGAGTATGTTTTTACGTGGTTATTATTCTCAAGTTCATGGTGAATTTGTTTCCGTTCACGAGCTGGCATTGGGTCCATAAAAACAGCTTTTCCGCTTGCAACTACTTCCATCGCTGCCTTTTGCGCTAGATTGTGAACTGCTTCTTGACGCCGTTCACGATAATTGGAAGTATCAAGTTCAACATTTACTTTTGCCGCTCCATGGTAATCCATGAATATATTACTAAGTTGTTCCATCGCGTTGATCCGGCGACCGTGCTTACCGATCACCCGTCCATTTTCCTCAGTTTGAAGATCAATTTTGAGGTCATGAGCTTCTAAATTAATAATCCGTGGCTCAACAGCAATACCCAATTCCTTAAATACTGTTGTTAGATACTCAACTAATTCTTTACTAGTTGCTTGAACCTTTTTAAGATTGGCCTGTTGCCGCCGCTTGATTTCAGCAGGATCGAGCTCATCTTCAGCGGAATTTAAGCTTGCAGGATTTTGTTCTGGCTCTTTTGCTAGCTGCTCGTCTTTTTCTTCCAGTGAGGGCATCGCAATTTCTTTATCTTTTATTACTGCATCCACTTGCGCTTGGCGTCGTCCAATTCCTAGAAAGCCGTGCCGCGGCTGTTGAAGAACCGTAAATTCAATCGTTTGATTAACGGTTGGCTTCAATTGTGTACGGGCCTTTTCTTTTGCTTCTTCAATTGTTGTTCCAGTAAAAACTGCCATTTCTATCCCCCGTGAATTTAATTAATTTCCACTCTTTAAATTTATTACTAAATAAAAAGGCTCGCAACAACTTTACTTGTCACAGCCTTAATAACTTATTTCCGCCGACTTTGGTAAGCGCGACGTTTTGCTTTTTCAATCTTGCGACGTTTTGCTTTTTCAGCCCGTTGCTTTTCTTCACGTTCACGACGAATCTTAAATGGATTCTGAATGATAAGCGTTTGGACAACTTGGAAGGCATTTGTTACTACCCAGTATAAGGTAATAGCTGAAGAGAATCCCAATGCCATGAAGAATACCATAATCGGCATAAACCACGTCATTGTAGTTGTCATTGAGTTTTTTTCGGGCATTGAAGCCATGGATAACCATGAACTAATGAACGTAAATAATGCCGCTAGAATAGGCATGATGTAGTATGGGTCCGGGTGACCTAACTGAAGCCACAAGAAAGTTCCATTCCGTAAGGCTGAGGTCCGCCAGATTGCTTGATAAAGAGCCCACATAACTGGTAACTGAACCAGTAACGGAAGCATCGAAGCCCATGGATTAACTCCTGCTTCTTTATAGAGCTTCTGCGTTTCCATTTGCATCTTTTGCATTGACTCGCGATCACGTGATGAGTACTTTTTCTGAATTGCCTTTAGTTGAGGAGCAAGTTCTTGCGTCTTCATCATGGTCTTTGTTTGGTAGAACATCAATGGCAGTAAGATGATCCGGATGATGATCGTAAAGATAATGATCCCCATTCCATATCCGCCAAAGTGCTTTGATAACCAAATGATAAATTGTGAACAGTTATAGATAATGTAGTGGTCCCAGATACCAGTACTATGACTAGTAATTGGCTTATTGGAGCAAGCAGCTAAAAATAGGGTTAAGCTCATGATTGCTCCCAAGCTTAGGAATTTTTTTGTTTTCTTATTCAAATCCTAATCCTCACTTTTTTCATCTAACAAATGTGCTCGATTTAAAACGTGCACTAGGTTTTTCTTTGTTTCTGCCATTGATAA of Limosilactobacillus reuteri subsp. reuteri contains these proteins:
- the yidC gene encoding membrane protein insertase YidC, yielding MNKKTKKFLSLGAIMSLTLFLAACSNKPITSHSTGIWDHYIIYNCSQFIIWLSKHFGGYGMGIIIFTIIIRIILLPLMFYQTKTMMKTQELAPQLKAIQKKYSSRDRESMQKMQMETQKLYKEAGVNPWASMLPLLVQLPVMWALYQAIWRTSALRNGTFLWLQLGHPDPYYIMPILAALFTFISSWLSMASMPEKNSMTTTMTWFMPIMVFFMALGFSSAITLYWVVTNAFQVVQTLIIQNPFKIRREREEKQRAEKAKRRKIEKAKRRAYQSRRK